One genomic region from Chiloscyllium plagiosum isolate BGI_BamShark_2017 chromosome 21, ASM401019v2, whole genome shotgun sequence encodes:
- the nog2 gene encoding noggin-2, whose amino-acid sequence MELPQYMLSCFCMLLLQHGLCQPYLHLRPVPSDSLPVVDIIEHPDPDNDPKDNDLDERALRKKLGSHFDPNFMSITLPQLDDSPSRDPNSRFKPLGAMPNDIKRLDLSETPYGRKMKLGKKARRKFQQWLWSYTYCPVMYTWKDLGGRFWPRFVKEGNCYNERSCSFPEGMLCKPVKSISKTFLRWYCQGWSKPKYCTWIPVQYPVISECKCSC is encoded by the coding sequence ATGGAGCTGCCACAGTATATGCTAAGCTGCTTCTGCATGCTGCTACTGCAGCACGGACTCTGCCAGCCTTATCTGCACCTCCGGCCCGTCCCCAGTGACAGTTTGCCCGTGGTGGACATTATCGAACACCCGGACCCAGACAACGATCCCAAGGACAACGATCTGGACGAACGGGCTTTGCGGAAGAAGCTCGGCAGCCACTTCGATCCCAACTTcatgtccatcactctgccccAACTGGACGACTCTCCGTCCCGGGACCCGAACTCCAGGTTCAAACCCTTGGGCGCCATGCCCAACGACATCAAGAGGTTGGATTTGTCCGAGACCCCTTATGGGAGGAAAATGAAGTTGGGTAAAAAGGCCAGAAGGAAGTTCCAGCAATGGCTTTGGTCCTACACATACTGTCCGGTGATGTACACATGGAAGGACCTGGGAGGCCGCTTCTGGCCTCGGTTTGTTAAAGAAGGCAACTGTTACAACGAGAGGTCCTGTTCATTCCCCGAAGGGATGCTGTGTAAACCTGTCAAATCCATTAGCAAGACTTTCTTAAGGTGGTATTGCCAAGGATGGTCAAAACCCAAGTACTGCACGTGGATACCTGTCCAATATCCAGTCATTTCCGAGTGCAAGTGTTCCTGTTAA